GTTGGGCACGTTCTAGACTGCTAGATGTTCTAGTGCTTTTTCAGTCGATTTTCACAAGTGCCGCCCGCAGGTGTGCCTTGTGGTTGCCGCGGATCTCAATTTTAGAGGGAGCTGTAAAAGTGTGGAGCGCTCCCAACACCGTATGCAGCATGCACGTACAAGACTGTTTCCTAAGATTGCGGTAATCTGAGAAGAGTACTCTTGATAGGGTAAGCAATATCCTGCCTATTAACGCACTATATAGAATACACTGCCACCAAAACAAAGACAGGAGCAACCGCCTCACGGAGAACTCAGTACCCCGTTCTACTGCGGTAAGAAACAGTGTAAGGGGCTTCAGCCACGGTATCGAAAGAGAGGCCTTTCTCACTCCTCATCCATGTCCCGCTTGGCACCGATGTGTTTTATTTAATATCGAGGGAATGGTCCTTTCGCGTTTGTTAAACCTCCAGGAGCTATCTGTGGATCGTTCGTCCCGGCCACTTAGGGCCGGACCATGGGATTGAAATTGCTTTGAAATAGAGAGTTACAGACAGCTGTTACCAAATTCCTTTAACTTAGAGAAGGGTGCAGTCCGTGAAAGACGAACACGAGCACATCTGCTTCCCGCAATGTTGTCCAATATTTTGGCGGTAAAATGAATTTGGACGGCTTGCTCTCAAGACAGGCAAAAGACTGCTCCGCCGCCCAGAGAGGCACTAGTATCGCCCAGTTGGATCCCAAAGGTTGGAATCAACGTATGTTGCATTTATATGTTGTTACTCATATTGTTCTTGTCTAACTTCTTACCCGAAATGTCAAAGTCAGCACGGAACCGAGACTATTTTGGCAGATCGAATTTGTCTAGTAACGGCTCGATCTTTCACACCGAGCGACGGACGGTAGCTGGCCACAATCCCTTCTGCGAGCAAATCTACCCTGGACGCCGTTGctgtctccagagaaacgtGTAACCTGCTACCAAGCTACCAGGTAGAAAGTTGGGCTACAAACACCAGCGGATTATACAGAAAAGTGACACTCCGTAGGGCGCAAATTCAGAATGGTTGGTCCTGCCCCGGAGTCTTCCAGCGCTGGggtctccttttcgtcggCGCCCCCCATGTTCGCTTGGACACAtcgtctcgttttttcaaGCATGTTTGAAAGTTGACAGTACAGAAAGCGAATTTTTTAGAATGTCACTTCCCATGTCTTTTCAATGTACGGTAACGTGCTCAACTGTTGAAAGTCGGCTGTGGCCGTATGCCTGTCGGTTTCGTTTTTTGCGTCGGCGGCCTCAACACCTCGTCATTCAGGATCCGCCAAAGACGCCTCTTCAACAGGGCCGTATGGTCACGAAGTTcactcgttcttcgtcttcctaCCTTTTCCCGGGCAATTGGACTTTTCCATCAGTTGGCTGAAGTCTCAAGGACTCTGCTGGCGTAGACGTTTCCGCCTGGTCGGTGGTACTGTGAATCACCGTGTGGCAGTCTCTAGATTTGGTGTCGGACTTGAACAAGCGACTGGCGGTGTCTGCCTCTTTTTTCAAAGCTGTTCACGTATCACGCAACAAAGGTCGTCTCCATTCTCTATGCGTGCAGTCAGTACTTCGTAACAGCTGGCTGAAGCGAACTATTCGACTACCCGTGCCTACCGGAATTTGCCGGTCAGCGGCCCCTGCGTGCAAGCCACGTGCCAGCAGCGAACAGGAAGAGGACAGACATATTCCGTGCTTACACATGCATGCCGAAGCAAGTTCCAGCCGTACTGTAAACTATCACGTGCGTTCCTCGATATCTTTTCGATGGCGGGAGTCAATGATTATGTCCAAGGAGCCCCCCATGGTCCGCCTCCCGACCTTGCCGTGGGAAATCCCAACGGacgctctgcgcctctccatCAAACAAGCGAGGGAACTCCAGGCAGTCTTCATCCTTCATCTCCAGATGTGAAACTGAAATCGTCGACTCCAGGCAAAAGCGCACGCCCCCTGCCGGGCGATGAATTCGTCTCGTTGACAACTACAGCTGATTCCTCCACACCAGCTGCCGTGACACCTACTGCGGCTGTCCCGCTCCCCTCTGTCGCCAGTCGAAAAGACCGAATCTACGCGAGAGAGCCGGAAGGACCCGTCAGCAGTGGAAGACAAGGCGAGGTGAACAATCCGGGTCGAGATGCGGCTCCAGGAGTTGCACCTTTAAATGGAGAGCGTCTAGACGTTGCCTCGGCACAGACGGACCGTCCTAGCGAGTCGCAGACTGAAAGCTCACGCTTCGCGACAAATTCGTCCAACCAGTTGGTTGCCGTGTCCCCAGCAGACTCGCCATCCTCGCTTCAGCTAATTTCTTTCGAGTCTACCGAAGAAGCGTCCTTGTGTGGGGCGCGGGCTCAACACCTTGATGCTCCACCTGGACAGACAGACCAAGGCGCGAGACGCGTGCCTCTCCACGCCCCGaacagaagcgacagcgcTGTAGATTCTCAGTTCGGATCTTCTGATCAGACTACCGCCAATCTGCAGCAGCTCGCGGGGTATTTACGTAATGGGAACTCTCACGCTCAGAGCGGAGTGAATGCCGCCCACATGTGGAGGGGAAACAGTGGAGAGGACGCTAGAACCCCAGGTGACTGCGGACTGGTCGATTGCGGCTCCTCAGACGCTGAAGCAGAAGCTCAGAAGCTGATGAAGTCCCTGATTGCAGAGAGAGATCTGTACAAGGCAGCGTTTGGCGCGGCAAACGAGGAGTTAGAGGAACTACAGGGTAGTCATCGCGAGCTTCAGAAGGCTCTCGGAGAGGCGGACCGACGCCTTCTGCATTCAGAGTTGCTTCTGCAACGCCAGCAGCGACAGATCGCTGCAACCGAGCAGGGTTCTGAAACGCGTCGGGTGGACAGAGAGGATGTAGAACAAATCGGGGGCGAGCCGCCCACGTTGCACACGCTGGAAGGGAGCCACTCCAGTGCAGAAGTGATCGACTGCCGCGCAATATCGCGTTACAGCGGCCAAGGTCGCGGGACGACTCCGGTTTCCTCCTGTTCCAAGTCTCCATCCACGACGGAGCCGGTGAGCAACCAGAAAAGACCAGATACACAGGAGGCAAGATATCGAGAAGTGGCTCGTAGAAGTATGAGTAGGAATGGAGGGAATCCATTGTCAAAACCGCACCCAAGGTGCGCATCGGAGTacgttctgtctccggcAGTCCGGTCGTCTAACGACTCTCAGCTAGGAGAGCGCGTTATCGATGTCTTTACCTCGCGTAAACCTCGGAGCTCCTTGCTCACTTCGCAACTCCCCCAGGGGGGCGAATTCGCATATTCGGCAGCTGATGACGTCGCCGAATTCTCGGGGGGGGCTTCGAGATACGACGGAAGGCCCAGGAATCGCGGCAGCATCCTCTCTTTTACAGAGGGGAGAATTCGCCGCGACTGCGGAGTCCACAGTTACAGGGGACAAAAAGCTGCACAGTCAGGCGGTGAGGCTGGGGTTGTGATGGAGGGATCCCGACACtcagcggagacagcaacTCGACTCCGTACAGGTCTCGAGAACAACCATACAGCGTCCGCAGCGAGTAGAGGACCAGAGGACCAGACGATGTTGTTTGCAGAGGCGGACCGCTACCGGGGAGTCGCAGCGGCGTCGGGTACACGAAGGAGTAACGGGAGAGGTAGGCGCCGGAGTTCCAGCGGAGAAGAGTCAACTCCTCCCCTACGATCTGTTTCATGCGAGGGAGTTTACGGGGTAGAGGCAGATCTCGGCAACATCTCAAGCAGTTTCGAGCTCCTTCGCCGCCACAGTCCCTCTACATTTCCGCAGCGTGGATCTGTGCGAGAttgcgacggagacgaaaacggCGAAGGCAAGACAtcgttcccttctcttctacAGTATGAAGCTCCAGAAACTGCGTGGAGTAGAGCCGACAAGAAAGATGGAGCTCTTCACGACAACTCAGAGACCCTACGAAAAAGCATAGTGGATTCCTACTTCTGGCTGCATAAATTGTCCGCCAGTATCTCATCTGGAGAATACCCAAGCGTTGAACTGCTGGTCAGAGGCGTTGAAGAACAGCAACAGCTCATTCGCGTGGCCCAAACCatggaagaggaaagggagcAGTATGTGGATGCCGTCGCCAATTTGCACGCCGAGTAAGCTCCGATTGTATTTACGTTTCGAATTGGATATAACAAAAACTCGGCCAACTACGGCAGCGGCGTTCTCTTTCATTTCAGCTGTCACTCGGAAGCTTAGACTTTTTTCACGCCCGTTTTGTGTTTTACACAGCACGTTTACCTGCCACGCGTACCTCCACGAAAACCAATTAGTTCTGTAGCTGGCCGGAGGTGAGACCGTCATCGATTTTTGCGTGGCAGCTACGACAGCGGATCCGGATCGAAGATTGCTTCACATGGGCGGGACAGAGGTCGACCGCGCGTGCTTGTGGCACAGGTTGGGCACAGAATGAAGATGCCGTAGACTGTTTTTTATTCGGGATGTTTTTTTATTCGGTATGATTCGCATCAGGATCCGGCCAATAGGGAAACGAGAAGTATGTTCTTGTATGCAGCACAGCTCAGTCGCTGTAAGGATATGCCATGGGTCGCATGCCGGTGTATGTGTGCTGACTTTTTGTCAGGCTACGTTCTGTACGTGACGAGGCGTGTATCTATCTTTTGGCCCATCAACAGCAAGCGACCGATCTGCAGCAAGAGGCCGAcgatgcgcatgcagccgcggACTTTTGGCTGGAAAATCACCTTCGTTTCATGCGGAAGTGGCAGCGGATTGGGTATGGTGCCCTTATCTATCTGCCGTCTGCGCGCGTCGTCTCGGATGAAGACACTTGGAACCAGCAACAGCAATTGTTTCAGACTGGAGATCATTGCCTGATGATTGCAGGGGATTGTGAAATCGATCCTCTGGAATCTCCCGTGGCTTCAGACAGTCCGACAGCGAGAGATctatctgcatgcaaagtgTCCCAGTCGCTTCGAGCGGTGGATGCTATATGTGCAGCCCAGGTGATTCTCcatgatgaagaagaggcagaaagtggagaaacgcatgctTCTGAAGCGGCAGAAGACTTGTCATGGGCTATGCCCGATGATTTTGTACGCTGTCCTGGAAGTGACAGAGATTcgaaaaaagtggaaaggGAGTGTTTTCAGAAACGAGACTCAAACATTGTGGAAGCGGCACGCGGTGTTAACCACGATTTGCAAGCGGGTTGGCTGCAAAGGCGGGGAGAAAGAATGCTTTTGTGGTTCCTTGATTAACATGGACGCGCCGAGATGTTCCATCATTCCACGCGAAGAGCAGAGGGTGGAGAGGTTTCCGctagaaagaaaaacagacttGCACTGAGGGGAAAGATTTTGCGAGAGCACTGTTTGTCATTGTTTGCAGCATGCGCCCCGCACATCCACATTCGTTGTCGCTTGGTCATTGCTGTGCCTGAGCCATCAATTGAACAGTCGCAGCGGTGCATGTCACTTCCTTCGTGTCATTTTGACAATGTAGGAATCTTTTCGAGTCGCGCCTGCTTGTAACTCGATGGAGTCGGTGACACATTTTCGCTGGCAACCAAAAATAAAAGCTACTATACTGGAGCAAGCTGCTGTGTGGCCAAAGTGCCTTTGTAGATATATTCCTCCGTTTCTTGAAGGTTCCTGGCATCATTCTCTAAAGATTGAACCTTCGGCTGTCACGTGCCAACCTAGAAATTTGGTTAACCGCTCGATGTCCCATTCGAGGCTTTATTCCATGTTTAGGGTTCTTGCAAGCGTCGTATTGTCCACGGCGTTACGGTTTACATGATGACCTTGTAGCGTATAG
This Toxoplasma gondii ME49 chromosome VIII, whole genome shotgun sequence DNA region includes the following protein-coding sequences:
- a CDS encoding hypothetical protein (encoded by transcript TGME49_268430) gives rise to the protein MAGVNDYVQGAPHGPPPDLAVGNPNGRSAPLHQTSEGTPGSLHPSSPDVKLKSSTPGKSARPLPGDEFVSLTTTADSSTPAAVTPTAAVPLPSVASRKDRIYAREPEGPVSSGRQGEVNNPGRDAAPGVAPLNGERLDVASAQTDRPSESQTESSRFATNSSNQLVAVSPADSPSSLQLISFESTEEASLCGARAQHLDAPPGQTDQGARRVPLHAPNRSDSAVDSQFGSSDQTTANLQQLAGYLRNGNSHAQSGVNAAHMWRGNSGEDARTPGDCGLVDCGSSDAEAEAQKLMKSLIAERDLYKAAFGAANEELEELQGSHRELQKALGEADRRLLHSELLLQRQQRQIAATEQGSETRRVDREDVEQIGGEPPTLHTLEGSHSSAEVIDCRAISRYSGQGRGTTPVSSCSKSPSTTEPVSNQKRPDTQEARYREVARRSMSRNGGNPLSKPHPRCASEYVLSPAVRSSNDSQLGERVIDVFTSRKPRSSLLTSQLPQGGEFAYSAADDVAEFSGGASRYDGRPRNRGSILSFTEGRIRRDCGVHSYRGQKAAQSGGEAGVVMEGSRHSAETATRLRTGLENNHTASAASRGPEDQTMLFAEADRYRGVAAASGTRRSNGRGRRRSSSGEESTPPLRSVSCEGVYGVEADLGNISSSFELLRRHSPSTFPQRGSVRDCDGDENGEGKTSFPSLLQYEAPETAWSRADKKDGALHDNSETLRKSIVDSYFWLHKLSASISSGEYPSVELLVRGVEEQQQLIRVAQTMEEEREQYVDAVANLHAELRSVRDEACIYLLAHQQQATDLQQEADDAHAAADFWLENHLRFMRKWQRIGYGALIYLPSARVVSDEDTWNQQQQLFQTGDHCLMIAGDCEIDPLESPVASDSPTARDLSACKVSQSLRAVDAICAAQVILHDEEEAESGETHASEAAEDLSWAMPDDFVRCPGSDRDSKKVERECFQKRDSNIVEAARGVNHDLQAGWLQRRGERMLLWFLD